In the genome of Shewanella denitrificans OS217, the window AAGTCAGCTCATATAAGCAGCTGCCTTTAAGCCTGTATCAAATCCAAACCAAGTTTCGCGATGAAGTGCGCCCACGTTTTGGCGTAATGCGTGCCCGTGAATTCTTAATGAAAGATGCCTACTCGTTCCATTTAGATCAAGGCACCATGGATGAAACTTATCAGGCAATGTTCACGGCCTATAACAATATTTTCACTCGTATGGGACTTGCATTCCGCCCTGTACTTGCTGACACAGGTTCAATTGGTGGCAGTCTTTCCCACGAATTCCACGTGCTTGCCAACAGCGGTGAAGACTTAATCGCTTACTCGACCGGTAGCGATTATGCCGCCAACATAGAGAAAGCAGAAGCGGCAATACCAACACAGTCTCGGCTGGCGCCATCTCAAGCGATGAGCACTATCGATACCCCTAATGCTAAGACCATCGCCGAGTTAGTCGAGCAGTTCGATTTAAGCATCACTAGCACGGTTAAGACTTTAATCGTTAAAGGGGCGACTGAAGAGCAGCCACTTATCGCCTTAGTCATTCGCGGTGACCACGAGCTTAATGAAGTTAAAGCCGACAAGATTGACTTAGTGGCCTCACCACTGGAGTTTGCATCAGAAGCCGAAATACGTGCTGCCATTGGCGCAGGTCCAGGTTCAATCGGCCCTGTTGGTTTGAATATTCCAGTGTTTATCGATCACAGTGTCAGCGTTATGAGTGATTTTGCCGCTGGTGCTAACCAAGATGATAAACATTTTATTGGTATCAACTGGGAGCGCGATTTACCACTGGCAACGGCTGCTGACATCCGTAACGTTGTCGAAGGTGAAGCCACCCCTGATGGTTTAGGCACTTATGCTATGGCTCGCGGTATTGAAGTGGGTCATATTTTCCAGCTTGGCACCAATTACTCAAAAGCCATGAACGCCACAGTATTGGATGAGAACGGAAAATCTCAAGTGATGCTCATGGGCTGTTACGGTGTCGGCGTTAGCCGCATAGTGGCAGCAGCGATTGAGCAAAACCACGATGATAGAGGCATAATGCTGCCTGAAGCCTTAGCCCCTTTCACTGTGGGCATATTGCCGATGAACATGCACAAGTCTCATCGAGTGGCTGACATTGCAGAGAAGCTTTATCAAGACCTAAATGACGCCGGTATCGAAGTGTTACTCGATGACCGTAAAGAGCGTCCTGGGGTGATGTTTGCCGATATGGAACTGATTGGCTTACCGCATGTGGTCGTCATTGGCGATCGCAACATAGATGCTGGCGTATTTGAATATAAAAACCGCCGCACAGGTGAGAAGCAAGATATTCCATTAGATCAAATTGTCGACTTTCTTAAATCTTCATTAAAAGCTTAACCTTAAAAAGGTAAGTTTAAAGAAAGGGCTAATAATATGTTAAGCCTTTAACGTAAAAGCCGCCAAACTTTAGGATTTTGCTAAGTTTGAGCGGCTTTTTTATTATCTGAATTCTGGTTTAACTCAACATAATGGCTTATCCAGTAGCCCCCATATCCTAGTAGCTTAAATTATTCAGTCGCCTGGATAAAAATATCTATCTCTAACCCTTGATCTATGTCTGAGAGTAATACCAGACGCCCACCTAAGGTTTTATTCACTAAGTTAAACACTATCGACATTCCAAGTCCTGTCCCGCCTTCGTTTCTAGCAGTAGTAAAAAAAGGTTCGAATATTTTATCTTTCACTTCAGGGGTTAAGCCCTTGCCGTTATCTTTATAATACATTTTAATTTCATCACCACAGCGTTCAGCACCTAAGACTATCTGTTTGTCGCCAATAAAACTGACTGGATACGCATGGCGAAAACAATTGGAAACTAAGTTTGTGAAAATTTGTGCTATGGCACCAGGGTAGGATTCAACAAAAATATCATCAGTAATATTTATATCTAATCGAATATTGTGCTTTCGAGTCAATGGCCTAAGGGGACTTGAGATCTGTTCTAAATAATGGGATAAATTAAAACGCTCTTTCTCTAAGGTCAGTTGATCTGCTGCGGTACGCTTAAAGTTATGCACCAACTCAGCGGCCCGTGAAAGGTTGCGATCAATCAATTGCAAGCCATCAGATAAGGTATCGATGAAAGCCACAAAGTCTTCTTCATCAAGCTCATTACTAGAAAAACGCTTCTTAAGTAAATTAAGCTCATCGATACAATGGCTCACTG includes:
- a CDS encoding proline--tRNA ligase; amino-acid sequence: MRVSKYLLSTQKETPANAEVISHQLMLRAGMIRRNASGLYSWLPSGLRVLRKVEAIVREEMNKAGAIEILMPLVQPADLWIETGRWEKFGPELLRFQDRHNRDFVLGPTHEEVITDLVRKEVSSYKQLPLSLYQIQTKFRDEVRPRFGVMRAREFLMKDAYSFHLDQGTMDETYQAMFTAYNNIFTRMGLAFRPVLADTGSIGGSLSHEFHVLANSGEDLIAYSTGSDYAANIEKAEAAIPTQSRLAPSQAMSTIDTPNAKTIAELVEQFDLSITSTVKTLIVKGATEEQPLIALVIRGDHELNEVKADKIDLVASPLEFASEAEIRAAIGAGPGSIGPVGLNIPVFIDHSVSVMSDFAAGANQDDKHFIGINWERDLPLATAADIRNVVEGEATPDGLGTYAMARGIEVGHIFQLGTNYSKAMNATVLDENGKSQVMLMGCYGVGVSRIVAAAIEQNHDDRGIMLPEALAPFTVGILPMNMHKSHRVADIAEKLYQDLNDAGIEVLLDDRKERPGVMFADMELIGLPHVVVIGDRNIDAGVFEYKNRRTGEKQDIPLDQIVDFLKSSLKA